The following are encoded together in the Brassica napus cultivar Da-Ae chromosome A9, Da-Ae, whole genome shotgun sequence genome:
- the LOC106426612 gene encoding NAC domain-containing protein 69, which produces MRSMFAALSMIKSKDLVWYFLSPKEYKSPKKSLTKRTTPSGFWKSTGKDRKIKEDKRRDGVVIGIKKTLVYHEGKSSNAVPTPWIMHEYHITCLPLADQSTYVICKLFYKGNVGDIPSGSNSTKPSHYLVISDSNTVEATNTPPQVEQAGQESLSGFSVNDVTMLMNEQEDLSPWDTLCPIPNTLFIDNNDNTKVQLQTTLLSTKR; this is translated from the exons atgaGAAGTATGTTTGCAGCTTTATCAATGATCAAATCGAAGGATCTTGTATGGTACTTCTTATCTCCAAAGGAGTACAAGTCTCCAAAGAAGAGCCTAACGAAGAGGACTACACCTTCTGGGTTTTGGAAATCTACCGGTAAGGATCGAAAAATCAAGGAGGACAAAAGAAGAGACGGTGTTGTGATCGGTATTAAAAAGACCCTTGTGTACCATGAAGGTAAATCTTCTAATGCAGTTCCAACTCCTTGGATTATGCACGAGTATCACATCACTTGCTTGCCTCTTGCTGATCAG AGTACCTATGTTATATGCAAGCTATTTTATAAGGGCAACGTTGGAGACATCCCATCCGGTAGCAACTCGACTAAACCAAGTCACTATTTGGTCATTAGTGATTCAAACACAGTTGAAGCGACTAACACACCGCCTCAA GTTGAGCAGGCAGGTCAAGAAAGTTTATCTGGCTTCTCTGTGAACGATGTGACAATGCTGATGAACGAGCAAGAGGATCTATCTCCTTGGGATACACTGTGTCCAATTCCAAATACGTTGTTCATTGACAACAACGACAACACTAAAGTGCAGCTACAAACTACGTTGCTTAGCACAAAACGATGA